In a single window of the Amycolatopsis sp. cg5 genome:
- a CDS encoding DinB family protein: MSLLSQFPKKTTGTERDLLEYMLDRNRKAVVDTARGLSEADARRRLVPSLTTPIGLVKHAAVAERVWFQRTMLGLPESECDGRALGGDGSFVVTQEETLDDVIAEFERTSARSREIASRFELDDLREHWIVGEVSLRFVYLLLIEDFARHAGHGDILREQIQAALEELQV, encoded by the coding sequence ATGTCCCTGTTGTCGCAATTCCCCAAGAAGACCACCGGAACCGAGCGCGACCTGCTCGAGTACATGCTCGACCGCAACCGCAAGGCGGTCGTCGACACCGCGCGCGGCCTTTCCGAAGCCGACGCGCGCCGTCGCCTGGTGCCGTCGCTGACCACGCCGATCGGACTGGTCAAGCACGCCGCCGTCGCCGAGCGGGTGTGGTTCCAGCGCACCATGCTCGGCCTGCCCGAGTCCGAATGCGACGGTCGCGCGCTCGGCGGTGACGGGAGTTTCGTTGTCACGCAAGAAGAAACGCTCGACGACGTGATCGCCGAGTTCGAGCGCACCAGTGCGCGGTCCCGCGAAATCGCGTCTCGGTTCGAGCTCGACGACCTCCGTGAGCACTGGATCGTGGGCGAGGTCAGCCTGCGGTTCGTGTACCTGCTGCTGATCGAGGATTTCGCGCGGCACGCGGGTCACGGCGACATCCTGCGCGAACAAATCCAGGCCGCACTGGAGGAACTCCAGGTTTAG
- a CDS encoding LLM class F420-dependent oxidoreductase — translation MRFAIKTSPQDTEWADMLAVWQAADEIELFESGWTFDHFYPIFSDPTGPCLEGWVTLTALAQATKRLRVGTLVSGIHYRHPALLANMAATLDIVSGGRLEIGIGAGWNEEESGAYGMELGSIKARSDRFEEACEVLVGLLTQETTTFQGEHYQLTDARCEPKAVQRPHPPICIGGSGEKRTLRTTAKYAQHWNFVGGTPEEFAHKRDVLHRHCADIGRDPGEITLSSHVRLGADGDYAKVAAEAEALGEAGLDLAIIYLPPPHTPAVLEPLAKALEPLR, via the coding sequence ATGCGCTTCGCGATCAAAACCTCACCGCAGGACACGGAGTGGGCCGACATGCTCGCCGTGTGGCAGGCCGCCGACGAGATCGAGCTGTTCGAATCCGGCTGGACCTTCGATCACTTCTATCCCATTTTCTCCGACCCGACCGGCCCGTGCCTCGAAGGCTGGGTCACCCTCACCGCGCTCGCGCAGGCCACCAAGCGGCTCCGGGTGGGCACGCTGGTCAGCGGTATCCACTACCGGCACCCGGCGCTGCTCGCGAACATGGCCGCGACGCTCGACATCGTCTCCGGCGGCAGGCTGGAGATCGGGATCGGCGCGGGCTGGAACGAGGAGGAGTCCGGCGCGTACGGCATGGAACTCGGCTCGATCAAGGCACGCAGCGACCGCTTCGAAGAGGCTTGCGAGGTACTCGTCGGCTTGCTGACCCAGGAAACCACCACGTTCCAGGGCGAGCACTACCAGCTGACCGACGCCCGCTGCGAGCCGAAGGCCGTGCAGCGCCCGCATCCGCCGATCTGCATCGGCGGCAGCGGCGAGAAGCGGACACTGCGCACGACCGCGAAGTACGCCCAGCACTGGAACTTCGTCGGCGGCACGCCGGAGGAGTTCGCTCACAAGCGGGACGTGCTGCACCGCCACTGCGCGGACATCGGCCGCGATCCCGGCGAGATCACCCTGTCCTCGCACGTCCGCCTCGGCGCGGACGGCGACTACGCCAAGGTCGCCGCGGAGGCCGAGGCCCTCGGTGAAGCGGGCCTCGACCTCGCGATCATCTACCTGCCGCCGCCGCACACCCCGGCCGTGCTCGAACCGCTCGCGAAGGCGCTCGAACCACTGCGCTGA
- a CDS encoding cytochrome P450, whose product MFDTLFDQKYLEDPHAVYARLRAEEPVHRTATPHGVQMWVVSRYADVREAMTDPRLSKDFTNNPGVIKANTLPGGDSSGYEATVPHNMLFVDEPDHGRLRRLVTKAFTAKRVTALRPRIEEISTALLDKVGPEFDLMHDYAVPLPAMVIGELLGVPEDHWPQLIKWSNTTIEGGALDPEEVVKAATDFTDYLAQLCEERRAEPRDDLFSALVQVQDEHGSLSQRELVDTAFLLVVAGHETTVHLICNGMLALLRHPDQLAKLRGEPALLPGAIEELLRYDGPISTSTLRFTTEPVVIGGTEIPAGQLVLVSLLAANRDEERFGTASLDITRSAAQHVAFGHGIHYCLGAPLARTEGVIAFRHLLDRFPGLEVTVPEAELAWRPGLLMHGLTKLPVRA is encoded by the coding sequence ATGTTCGACACGTTGTTCGACCAGAAGTACTTGGAAGATCCGCACGCCGTGTACGCCAGGCTGCGCGCCGAGGAGCCGGTGCACCGCACCGCCACCCCACACGGCGTGCAGATGTGGGTGGTCAGCCGGTACGCCGACGTCCGCGAGGCGATGACCGATCCGCGGCTGAGCAAGGATTTCACCAACAATCCCGGCGTCATCAAGGCGAACACGCTGCCCGGCGGCGACAGCAGCGGCTACGAGGCGACCGTGCCGCACAACATGCTGTTCGTCGACGAGCCCGACCACGGGCGGCTGCGCCGGCTCGTCACGAAGGCGTTCACCGCCAAGCGCGTGACGGCACTGAGGCCGCGGATCGAGGAGATCAGCACGGCGCTGCTCGACAAGGTCGGCCCCGAGTTCGACCTGATGCACGACTACGCCGTGCCGCTGCCCGCCATGGTGATCGGCGAGCTGCTCGGCGTGCCTGAGGACCACTGGCCGCAGCTGATCAAGTGGTCCAACACGACCATCGAGGGCGGCGCGCTCGATCCCGAGGAGGTCGTCAAGGCGGCGACGGACTTCACCGACTACCTGGCGCAGCTTTGCGAAGAGCGGCGCGCGGAGCCGAGGGACGACCTCTTCTCCGCGCTCGTGCAGGTGCAGGACGAGCACGGCTCGCTGAGCCAGCGTGAGCTGGTCGACACCGCGTTCCTGCTGGTGGTCGCGGGCCACGAGACGACCGTGCACCTCATCTGCAACGGCATGCTCGCGCTGCTGCGTCACCCCGACCAGCTCGCCAAGCTGCGCGGCGAGCCCGCACTGCTGCCGGGCGCCATCGAGGAACTGCTGCGCTACGACGGTCCGATCAGCACGTCGACGCTGAGGTTCACCACGGAGCCGGTCGTCATCGGCGGCACGGAGATCCCGGCGGGGCAGCTGGTGCTCGTGTCACTGCTCGCGGCCAACCGCGACGAGGAGCGCTTCGGCACCGCGTCGCTCGACATCACCCGGTCCGCGGCGCAGCACGTGGCCTTCGGGCACGGGATCCACTACTGCCTGGGCGCGCCGCTGGCCAGGACCGAGGGCGTGATCGCGTTCCGGCACCTGCTCGACCGGTTCCCCGGCCTCGAGGTGACCGTGCCGGAAGCCGAACTCGCCTGGCGGCCGGGCTTGCTGATGCACGGCCTGACCAAGCTTCCGGTTCGCGCCTGA